A genomic region of [Eubacterium] eligens ATCC 27750 contains the following coding sequences:
- a CDS encoding sulfatase-like hydrolase/transferase — MKKIKDKLITIYPQLIFLIVTFCIFMPASLFLGNLDEFAVGFTALIPLLIAASLITAAVVILIGLIVPKKICNIYAAVIFGGALAAYVQGNFLNPDFGVLNGRQIQWSQFRVNAIISTVVWIVLIVVPAVVVCFKKDIMTKIMKWGSLFLSSIQIVTLVVLIVASKRTVDYSYVVTKNDEFALSSQGNVVVFIVDTLDNDDAQNYVIDRYSEELKDFTYFDNMIGGGAPTALGVPLMLTGYQYDTTQSLADYRKKAYEEGSLIQDMSDNGYDVKLYTSSEYLNGVNQEAVANTAGGQKYRISDKVQFFKNIYKMSAFYAFPQIIKQYFWFYGDDFAACQAPKNNNIIQYELDDSQLYADFNNNGGITVDAGNKTFTLYHMVGAHAPYEMNEQCVDVGETETSLDKQIQGVFRYINEYMQQMKDKGVYDNSTVIITADHGGYRLYERPAVFVKMADTHNDVMQVNSDSVTFKNLYATYGKAALGQKSNYGNTLFDMDGVSQSRYHVAPWDVSKGMYPADEYLKNRDYSVFRIDGYAVNPQISVIKDEQQMKNINN; from the coding sequence ATGAAGAAGATAAAAGATAAATTAATAACGATTTATCCTCAATTGATATTTCTTATTGTAACATTCTGTATATTTATGCCGGCATCATTATTTCTTGGTAATCTTGATGAATTTGCAGTAGGTTTCACGGCACTTATACCGCTTCTTATAGCAGCATCGTTAATTACGGCAGCAGTTGTTATACTGATAGGTCTGATTGTGCCAAAGAAGATATGTAACATATACGCAGCGGTCATATTTGGCGGTGCATTAGCTGCTTATGTGCAGGGGAATTTTCTTAATCCGGATTTTGGTGTCCTTAATGGAAGGCAGATTCAGTGGAGCCAGTTTAGGGTAAATGCAATAATAAGTACAGTTGTATGGATAGTACTTATAGTTGTTCCTGCAGTTGTTGTATGCTTTAAGAAAGATATAATGACAAAGATAATGAAGTGGGGCAGCCTGTTTCTTTCAAGTATACAGATTGTTACACTTGTAGTGCTTATAGTGGCTTCTAAGAGAACTGTTGATTATTCATATGTAGTTACAAAGAATGATGAGTTTGCGTTATCTTCGCAGGGCAATGTGGTGGTATTCATTGTTGATACACTTGATAATGATGATGCACAGAATTATGTTATTGACAGATACAGTGAAGAGCTAAAGGATTTTACTTATTTTGATAATATGATAGGCGGCGGTGCACCTACAGCACTTGGGGTTCCACTTATGCTTACAGGTTATCAGTATGATACCACACAGTCACTGGCTGATTACAGAAAGAAAGCATATGAAGAAGGTTCGCTTATTCAGGACATGTCAGATAACGGATATGATGTTAAGTTGTATACTTCAAGTGAGTATCTTAATGGAGTTAATCAGGAGGCAGTAGCCAATACTGCAGGTGGACAGAAATACAGAATATCAGACAAAGTTCAATTCTTTAAGAATATATATAAAATGTCGGCATTCTATGCATTTCCACAGATTATAAAACAGTATTTCTGGTTTTATGGTGATGATTTTGCAGCATGTCAGGCTCCAAAGAATAACAATATTATTCAATATGAACTGGATGATTCACAGTTGTATGCTGATTTTAATAATAATGGCGGTATAACAGTTGATGCTGGAAATAAAACATTTACACTGTATCATATGGTAGGGGCACATGCACCTTATGAGATGAATGAACAGTGTGTAGATGTGGGAGAAACAGAGACTTCTCTTGATAAGCAGATACAGGGTGTGTTCAGATATATTAATGAATATATGCAGCAGATGAAGGATAAAGGTGTGTATGATAACAGCACAGTTATAATTACAGCCGACCACGGCGGATATAGATTGTATGAACGTCCTGCTGTATTTGTGAAAATGGCTGATACTCATAATGATGTAATGCAGGTTAATTCAGATTCTGTAACATTTAAGAATCTGTATGCTACTTATGGCAAGGCAGCACTTGGACAGAAGAGTAATTATGGGAATACGCTTTTTGATATGGATGGTGTTTCTCAGTCAAGATATCATGTTGCACCATGGGATGTGTCAAAAGGTATGTACCCGGCAGATGAATATCTTAAAAACAGAGATTATTCGGTGTTCAGAATAGATGGGTACGCTGTTAATCCACAGATATCTGTAATTAAAGATGAGCAGCAGATGAAGAATATTAATAATTGA
- a CDS encoding APC family permease: MNENNQLVRALGLKESISMTIGTVVGVGLFTCGSAQIGSVGSWIIGFTFVALLISIWPCLIYGEMSAALPCAGGTYNYAKRGLNRVWANMAGWHYIVSVVAIGAGETLAFANYFKILMEQLGISIVKLDSRIIAIILVAVFLILNFRGIEQSGKAQTAFMFFFWGCSVCWFLYMIPKVHVEYFGGIAMNSLPPFNEMMYIFGLVWWCYTGFETCVSMGAETKYPQYTLPRALKISVFMVFALNALFQWFLVGLVPKEFYGILAAADAPYAEGLKAVGLVGFPIILLCIGIAFGGDLSTINPGIAAPARYIYTMAEDGALPKFLGKIHPKFKTPYVAVIVVGVINFILIATGSINYIASVSLISLAICYMIGCLSYMGLKKKYPDMKRPYKAPLGVVGCIFTIVVYCFMLIFADKAALITSGIITVLCVIFYFAYSHRKECVMPTIEEEIGVIEEPDEQTKAKMDRQYTIWKVCTIIVTCIALGIYIIPMVL, encoded by the coding sequence ATGAACGAGAATAATCAGCTGGTTCGTGCTTTAGGGCTTAAAGAATCAATTAGTATGACAATTGGAACAGTTGTAGGTGTAGGACTTTTTACCTGTGGTTCAGCACAGATAGGAAGTGTAGGATCATGGATAATAGGATTCACATTTGTTGCACTTCTTATATCTATATGGCCATGTCTTATATATGGAGAGATGTCTGCAGCACTTCCTTGTGCGGGTGGAACATATAATTATGCCAAGAGAGGACTTAACAGAGTATGGGCTAATATGGCAGGATGGCATTATATAGTATCTGTTGTAGCTATTGGTGCAGGTGAGACGCTTGCATTTGCCAATTATTTTAAGATTCTTATGGAACAGCTTGGAATAAGCATTGTTAAGCTTGATTCAAGAATTATAGCTATTATCCTTGTTGCAGTTTTCCTTATTCTTAATTTCAGAGGTATTGAGCAGTCAGGTAAGGCACAGACAGCATTTATGTTTTTCTTCTGGGGCTGTTCAGTGTGCTGGTTCCTTTATATGATACCTAAGGTTCATGTTGAATATTTTGGTGGAATAGCAATGAACTCATTGCCTCCATTTAATGAGATGATGTATATATTTGGTCTTGTATGGTGGTGCTATACAGGATTTGAGACATGTGTATCTATGGGTGCAGAGACTAAGTACCCACAGTATACACTTCCAAGAGCATTAAAGATTTCGGTATTTATGGTATTTGCACTTAACGCATTATTCCAGTGGTTTCTTGTAGGTCTTGTACCTAAGGAGTTTTATGGAATTCTCGCAGCGGCAGATGCTCCATATGCAGAAGGACTTAAGGCGGTCGGACTTGTTGGATTTCCTATTATACTTTTATGTATCGGTATTGCATTTGGTGGTGATTTATCTACTATTAATCCAGGAATTGCTGCACCTGCAAGATACATTTATACAATGGCAGAAGATGGCGCATTACCAAAATTCCTTGGAAAGATTCATCCAAAGTTCAAGACACCATATGTTGCTGTTATTGTGGTTGGTGTTATCAATTTTATACTTATTGCAACAGGTTCAATTAATTACATAGCGTCAGTATCGCTTATATCACTTGCTATATGTTATATGATAGGCTGTCTTTCATATATGGGGCTTAAGAAGAAGTATCCTGATATGAAGAGACCTTATAAAGCACCTCTTGGAGTTGTTGGATGTATATTTACAATTGTTGTGTATTGCTTCATGTTAATATTTGCGGATAAGGCAGCACTTATTACATCAGGAATCATAACAGTATTATGTGTAATATTTTATTTTGCATATTCTCACAGAAAAGAGTGTGTTATGCCGACAATTGAGGAAGAAATTGGCGTTATAGAAGAGCCGGATGAGCAGACTAAGGCTAAGATGGACAGACAGTACACCATATGGAAGGTATGCACAATTATTGTTACATGCATTGCACTTGGAATCTATATAATTCCAATGGTGCTGTAA
- a CDS encoding NTP transferase domain-containing protein: MNRYQFEVLTYIEKNGKKDYPMRTLSDTLKISGTAISKALDELENDVLIKRCEDQMEITEKGLEALEPYRVKRAVIMAAGFGSRMVPVTLDRPKPMVAVNGVRIIDTLLDALVSVGIKDITLVRGYKKEKFDEILDKYPFINLIDNDIYDKTNNISSAMAALEHIDQCYLCEADLYISNPAIITKYQYCSNILGSYSLETDDWSFKLDNGHITDYQKGNTYCFNYYGISYWTKEDSARLREDFAQVYNEEPEGNDYFWEFIPLVLRKERYAVEVRPCEKSDIMEIDNFYELVQLDSSYKDYPGQEQ, from the coding sequence ATGAATCGTTATCAGTTTGAAGTACTTACATATATTGAAAAGAATGGTAAGAAAGATTATCCGATGAGAACTCTTTCAGATACATTAAAGATTTCAGGAACAGCTATATCCAAGGCACTTGATGAGTTAGAAAATGATGTGCTTATTAAAAGATGTGAAGACCAGATGGAGATTACCGAAAAAGGTCTTGAGGCACTTGAGCCATACCGCGTAAAGAGAGCGGTTATTATGGCAGCAGGATTTGGTTCAAGAATGGTTCCTGTTACATTAGACAGACCAAAGCCAATGGTTGCTGTTAATGGAGTAAGAATTATTGATACATTACTTGATGCACTTGTTTCTGTAGGAATTAAGGATATAACTCTTGTGAGGGGTTATAAGAAAGAAAAATTTGATGAGATTCTTGATAAATATCCATTTATCAATCTTATTGATAACGATATATATGATAAAACCAATAATATATCATCAGCAATGGCAGCATTAGAACATATTGACCAGTGCTATTTATGTGAAGCAGACCTGTATATATCTAATCCGGCTATTATCACAAAGTATCAGTACTGCAGCAATATCCTTGGCTCTTATTCATTAGAGACTGATGACTGGAGCTTTAAGCTTGATAATGGACATATAACAGATTACCAGAAGGGTAATACATATTGCTTTAATTATTATGGAATATCTTACTGGACAAAGGAAGACAGTGCAAGATTAAGAGAAGACTTTGCACAGGTATATAATGAAGAGCCGGAGGGTAATGATTATTTCTGGGAATTCATTCCATTAGTACTTCGCAAGGAAAGATATGCGGTAGAGGTAAGACCTTGTGAGAAATCAGATATTATGGAGATAGATAATTTTTATGAGCTGGTACAGTTAGATTCTTCTTATAAGGATTATCCGGGACAGGAACAGTAA
- a CDS encoding amidohydrolase, translating into MICYKGKVLTVDSNDTVAGYLVEDKGRIVYVGNELPEQYKNVQTVELGKKVLVPAFVDTHQHMASFSTFHAGLNVMDAESNEEIAQMVKEFVQSSGNKKTLIAFGASPYSVKEGRLISRKELDKVCPDKEIMVVKYDGHACVINSKLLDKLKGKVSKLRGYHEDTGEMNQEAFFECSNYITNSLSIIELFKNMQSAIDFQASHGIGCIHTVSGVGFTGNLDITFEKIFAKSLTNGFQVRVFPQSMNVDVALKRKLPRIGGCFECALDGCFGSHDAAMNEPYIDSLGGDGVLYYDDEKVIDFCKKANRAGLQIEMHAIGDKAFDQACRALKAALDDYPRKDHRHGIIHDCLPTEEGIKICRDYNIQMPVQSAFINWKQEPDEYLESIMDKERTERLNPLRTFNENGIVVSCGSDAPCTSPDPIVWIDKAVNNMNQSQAVSVQEALRMCTYNGYYVTFDEKERGSLEAGKIADMVVLSDDLYSVDKKDIKNIKVEGLILSGKKYELCRENVIKAVIRGVFSGNMA; encoded by the coding sequence ATGATATGTTATAAGGGAAAGGTTCTTACAGTTGACAGCAATGATACAGTAGCCGGTTATCTCGTTGAGGATAAAGGAAGAATTGTGTATGTTGGTAACGAACTGCCAGAACAGTATAAGAATGTGCAGACAGTTGAACTCGGAAAGAAGGTGCTGGTTCCGGCATTCGTAGATACACACCAGCATATGGCATCATTTTCTACATTTCACGCAGGACTTAATGTTATGGATGCAGAGTCAAATGAAGAGATTGCACAGATGGTTAAAGAATTCGTGCAGTCAAGCGGTAATAAAAAGACACTTATAGCATTCGGTGCGTCACCATATTCAGTTAAAGAAGGAAGACTTATAAGCAGGAAAGAATTAGATAAGGTTTGCCCTGATAAGGAAATCATGGTTGTCAAATATGATGGACATGCGTGTGTAATTAACAGCAAGCTTCTTGATAAGCTGAAGGGGAAAGTAAGTAAGTTAAGAGGTTATCACGAAGATACCGGCGAGATGAATCAGGAGGCATTCTTTGAATGCTCTAATTACATTACCAATTCACTTTCTATTATTGAACTGTTTAAGAATATGCAGAGTGCCATTGATTTTCAGGCGTCTCATGGAATTGGCTGTATTCATACTGTAAGTGGTGTGGGTTTTACAGGCAATCTTGATATTACATTTGAAAAAATATTTGCAAAATCCTTAACTAATGGATTTCAGGTAAGAGTATTCCCACAGTCAATGAATGTTGATGTCGCATTAAAGAGAAAGCTGCCAAGAATAGGCGGGTGTTTTGAATGTGCGCTTGATGGATGTTTCGGTTCACACGATGCAGCTATGAATGAACCATATATTGATTCTTTAGGCGGTGACGGAGTACTTTATTATGATGATGAAAAGGTTATTGATTTCTGCAAGAAGGCTAACAGAGCCGGACTGCAGATAGAGATGCATGCGATTGGGGATAAAGCGTTTGACCAGGCATGCAGGGCACTTAAGGCGGCACTTGACGATTATCCAAGAAAAGATCACAGACATGGAATTATACATGACTGTCTTCCAACTGAAGAGGGAATTAAGATATGCAGGGACTATAATATACAGATGCCTGTACAGAGCGCTTTCATTAACTGGAAACAGGAACCTGATGAGTATCTTGAAAGCATTATGGATAAAGAAAGAACAGAAAGACTTAATCCGCTCAGAACATTTAATGAGAACGGAATAGTTGTTTCATGTGGTTCTGATGCTCCATGTACATCACCGGATCCTATTGTATGGATTGACAAAGCTGTTAATAATATGAATCAGTCTCAGGCAGTATCGGTTCAGGAAGCACTAAGGATGTGTACATATAATGGATATTATGTAACATTTGACGAGAAGGAAAGAGGAAGTCTTGAGGCAGGAAAGATTGCCGATATGGTGGTTCTTTCAGATGATTTGTATTCGGTTGACAAGAAGGACATAAAGAACATTAAGGTAGAGGGACTTATACTTTCAGGAAAGAAGTATGAATTATGCAGAGAAAATGTAATCAAAGCAGTGATTCGAGGAGTGTTCTCAGGAAACATGGCATAA
- a CDS encoding phosphotransferase, with product MRKEEFYVLNSLYNGSIGRAGCTYDVEETKALNDTNIYNKLVKTGYIEKESGSLTKTGLEALEPYRVNNAVILAAGASTRFIPLSLEQPKGLFEVKGERLIERQIKQLQDAGIKNITVVLGYKKEMFYYLEDKYGVKFIINDSFNIKNNIESLYLARKELKNTYICVSDSYYIENPFNQFEYHTFYSGYYGKETTDEVYARADGFGKITRIAKDNKIDGYVLMGHSFWRKEFSEAFINQVEAVRESGVYNNCYWEILVKDKLDELPDIFFKEYLPGNIFEFDYFDELRKFDSQYLGHTHSEIIRNIKLVFRCDEEDIIDFRNVSEGMTNTSFIFKIDGIDYIYRHPGDGTESIINRRNEKKSLIKAKEAGVDPTYIYADVNEGWKISIFIPEFREPDYNSFEDSKKILAVLRKLHKADITADYGMKPWEDALDMEKLLEKKDPVCFVQYEGLKNNIGQLYKMTLADGVEKCFCHGDTYKPNWMIRPDGSVILIDWEYSGYSDPGIDVGYYVVDAMYDFDKAEEFIKEYLQEDYNETTRFHYMAYVAIIAYYWFVWAMYRESCGADMGEALENWRDMAVKYAEYLLK from the coding sequence ATGAGAAAAGAAGAGTTTTATGTATTGAACAGTTTGTATAATGGAAGCATTGGCAGAGCAGGCTGCACTTATGATGTTGAGGAGACAAAAGCTCTTAATGACACAAATATTTATAATAAACTTGTAAAAACAGGGTATATTGAAAAAGAGTCTGGTAGTCTTACAAAGACTGGATTAGAGGCACTTGAACCATACAGGGTTAATAATGCCGTTATTCTTGCAGCTGGCGCATCTACACGTTTTATTCCTTTATCACTTGAACAGCCAAAGGGTCTTTTTGAAGTTAAGGGTGAACGTCTGATTGAGAGACAGATAAAGCAGCTTCAGGATGCTGGCATTAAGAATATTACAGTTGTACTTGGCTATAAGAAGGAGATGTTTTACTATCTTGAAGACAAGTATGGTGTAAAGTTCATTATTAATGATTCATTTAATATAAAGAATAATATAGAAAGTCTTTATCTTGCAAGAAAAGAACTTAAAAATACTTATATATGCGTAAGTGACAGTTATTATATCGAGAATCCTTTTAATCAGTTTGAATATCATACATTTTATTCAGGTTATTATGGAAAGGAAACAACAGATGAAGTATATGCAAGAGCTGACGGATTTGGAAAGATAACAAGAATTGCCAAGGATAATAAGATTGATGGATATGTTCTTATGGGACATTCATTCTGGAGAAAAGAATTCTCAGAAGCATTTATTAATCAGGTTGAAGCTGTACGTGAATCTGGGGTTTATAATAACTGCTATTGGGAGATTCTTGTAAAAGATAAGCTGGATGAGCTGCCTGATATATTCTTTAAAGAGTATCTTCCAGGTAATATATTCGAGTTTGACTATTTCGATGAGCTTAGAAAGTTTGATTCACAGTATCTTGGACATACACATAGTGAGATTATAAGGAATATCAAGCTTGTATTCAGATGTGATGAGGAAGATATAATTGATTTCAGGAATGTAAGCGAAGGAATGACCAACACATCATTTATATTCAAGATTGACGGAATTGATTATATATACAGACATCCAGGCGATGGAACAGAAAGTATAATCAATAGAAGAAATGAAAAAAAATCACTTATTAAAGCCAAAGAAGCTGGTGTAGATCCTACATACATATATGCAGATGTTAATGAGGGCTGGAAGATATCCATATTCATTCCAGAATTCAGAGAACCTGATTATAATTCTTTTGAGGACTCAAAGAAGATATTGGCTGTTTTAAGAAAGCTGCATAAGGCAGATATAACAGCCGATTATGGAATGAAACCTTGGGAAGATGCACTTGATATGGAGAAGCTTCTTGAGAAGAAAGATCCTGTGTGCTTCGTTCAATATGAAGGACTTAAGAACAACATAGGACAGTTGTATAAGATGACTCTAGCAGATGGAGTTGAAAAATGTTTCTGTCATGGCGATACATATAAGCCAAACTGGATGATAAGACCAGATGGAAGTGTTATACTTATTGACTGGGAGTATTCTGGATATTCTGACCCGGGAATTGATGTTGGATATTATGTGGTTGATGCCATGTATGATTTTGATAAGGCTGAGGAATTCATAAAGGAATACCTTCAGGAAGATTATAATGAGACAACAAGATTTCATTATATGGCATATGTTGCTATTATTGCGTACTACTGGTTTGTATGGGCTATGTACAGGGAATCATGTGGTGCAGACATGGGAGAGGCATTGGAGAACTGGCGAGACATGGCAGTTAAATATGCTGAGTACCTTTTGAAATAA
- the yidC gene encoding membrane protein insertase YidC gives MEILSTALGYVMNFCYKLLHDYGLAIILFTLISKIVLLPVSIWVQKNSIKMVKMQPDINRILIKHYGDKDEIAEEQSKLYKKEKYNPLASLIPLIIQIILLLGVVAVIKDGINEGVANMKFCGYDLTWITTKQWGLSIITPIIAGVSAWLLCVAQNASNVLQAEQSKLNKYGMMIFSVGLSLYLGCFVYAGVALYWTASNIFAILQLYLLNWAINPKNYVDYEALEETKKELAEIEALGTKKGKRNKEDIKREKADYKKFFSVVNKHLVFYSEGSGFYKYFKGIIEYILNNTNITIHYVTSDPDDQIFRIAEKESKIKPYYIGEKKLITLMMKMDADVVVMTMPDIENYHIKRSYIRKDINYVYVPHGMDSLNMTMRTGSMDHYDSVLCTGKIQKEEIEKTEEVYNLPKKELVEWGYSLLDEMREDYAKMPKKENDIKSILIAPSWQKDNIVDSCLEDILDNLKGHGYKITVRPHPQHVRHMPEKMERLKERYKDDTDIEIQTDFSSNSTVFEADLMITDWSGIAYEYAYTTCKPVLFIDTPMKIMNPEYKKIGIEPLNIWMRYEIGRVLKLDEIDKTADTAAKMLAASDTYKDSIDQFVKEYVYNLGSSASVGAKYIIQEIQKAIKRHKEQE, from the coding sequence ATGGAAATATTATCGACAGCCTTAGGTTATGTAATGAATTTTTGTTACAAACTACTGCATGATTATGGATTGGCAATTATATTATTCACTCTGATAAGTAAGATAGTTCTCTTACCAGTATCAATCTGGGTACAGAAGAATTCAATCAAAATGGTTAAGATGCAGCCTGATATTAACAGGATTCTTATTAAACATTATGGTGATAAGGATGAGATAGCAGAGGAACAGTCTAAGCTTTATAAAAAAGAAAAATATAATCCACTGGCATCACTTATACCTCTTATTATACAGATAATACTTCTGCTTGGAGTTGTTGCTGTTATTAAGGATGGAATTAACGAAGGTGTTGCGAACATGAAGTTCTGTGGTTATGACCTTACATGGATTACCACAAAACAGTGGGGATTATCAATAATTACACCAATTATAGCAGGTGTATCAGCATGGCTTTTATGTGTTGCACAGAATGCAAGTAATGTATTACAGGCAGAACAGAGTAAGCTTAATAAGTATGGTATGATGATATTTTCAGTAGGTCTGTCATTATATTTAGGATGCTTTGTATATGCAGGAGTAGCTCTTTACTGGACTGCCAGCAACATATTTGCAATTCTTCAGTTATATCTTCTTAACTGGGCTATTAATCCTAAGAATTATGTTGATTATGAGGCTCTTGAGGAAACTAAGAAAGAACTTGCAGAGATTGAAGCTCTTGGTACGAAAAAGGGTAAAAGAAACAAAGAAGATATTAAGAGAGAAAAAGCTGATTATAAAAAGTTTTTTTCTGTTGTTAATAAACATCTTGTCTTCTATTCAGAGGGCTCAGGTTTCTATAAGTATTTTAAAGGGATAATTGAATACATACTTAACAATACGAATATTACAATTCATTATGTAACAAGTGATCCTGATGATCAGATATTCAGAATTGCAGAAAAAGAAAGTAAGATTAAGCCTTATTATATAGGGGAAAAGAAACTTATAACACTTATGATGAAGATGGATGCAGACGTTGTTGTTATGACTATGCCTGATATTGAGAATTATCACATTAAGAGAAGTTATATCAGAAAAGATATTAATTATGTTTATGTTCCTCATGGCATGGACAGCCTTAATATGACAATGCGAACCGGTTCAATGGATCATTATGATTCTGTATTATGTACAGGAAAGATTCAGAAAGAAGAAATAGAAAAAACTGAAGAAGTGTATAATCTTCCTAAGAAGGAGCTTGTTGAGTGGGGATATTCATTGCTTGATGAGATGCGTGAGGATTATGCAAAGATGCCAAAGAAGGAAAATGATATTAAGTCAATACTTATTGCTCCATCATGGCAGAAAGATAATATTGTAGACAGCTGTCTTGAGGACATACTTGATAATCTTAAGGGGCATGGTTATAAGATTACAGTTCGACCACACCCACAGCATGTAAGACATATGCCTGAGAAGATGGAAAGACTTAAAGAAAGATATAAGGATGATACAGATATAGAGATTCAGACTGATTTTTCATCAAACAGTACTGTTTTTGAAGCAGATCTTATGATTACAGACTGGTCAGGTATAGCATATGAATATGCTTATACTACATGTAAACCGGTTCTTTTCATTGATACACCAATGAAGATAATGAATCCTGAATACAAAAAGATTGGAATTGAGCCACTTAATATATGGATGAGATATGAAATCGGGCGAGTACTTAAGCTTGATGAAATTGATAAGACAGCTGATACAGCAGCAAAGATGCTGGCAGCTTCTGATACATATAAGGACAGCATAGACCAATTTGTTAAAGAATATGTGTATAATCTTGGAAGTAGTGCATCGGTTGGAGCTAAATATATTATTCAGGAAATTCAAAAAGCAATAAAAAGACATAAGGAACAAGAGTAG